A part of Variovorax sp. HW608 genomic DNA contains:
- a CDS encoding GntP family permease, protein MGLAGIFVGLGLLIWLSYRGWSVLVLAPLAALIAALFAGEPLLAHWTQTFMGSAAGFLASFFPLFLLGAIFGKLMDDSGSVQTIARFMTDKLGPQRAMLAVVLAGAMVTYGGVSLFVAFFVLAPMAQALFRAANVPARLMPAAIALGTSTFTMSALPGTPAIQNAIPMPFFGTTAFAAPGLGVIAAAIMLGFGMWWLRRAENAARKAGEGFGTVTVDKHVDASANPVVRERASTSGSFDPAEATRGGHSDREPGVFVALLPLAVVVLVNLLMALVVLPRLDTGYLADPRFGGISIANVGGVWAVLVALMAAIVVLIACNWSRLPSLRETIDAGANASVLPVVSVASLVGFGAVVAAMPAFEMVREWVLGIGGGPLVSLALSTNILAALTGSASGGLTIALDALGATYMQLAATIGLDPALMHRVAVIGAGTLDSLPHNGAVVTLLAVCGTGHKESYFDIVMVGIVSALLALVAVILLGSTFGSF, encoded by the coding sequence ATGGGACTCGCAGGAATCTTCGTCGGCCTCGGCCTGCTGATCTGGCTTTCGTACCGGGGCTGGAGCGTGCTGGTGCTCGCGCCGCTCGCGGCGCTCATCGCGGCCCTGTTCGCCGGCGAACCGCTGCTCGCGCACTGGACGCAGACCTTCATGGGCTCCGCGGCCGGCTTCCTGGCGAGCTTCTTCCCGCTGTTCCTGCTCGGTGCGATCTTCGGCAAGCTCATGGACGACAGCGGCTCGGTGCAGACCATCGCGCGCTTCATGACCGACAAGCTCGGCCCGCAGCGCGCGATGCTCGCGGTGGTGCTGGCCGGCGCGATGGTGACCTACGGCGGCGTCAGCCTCTTCGTCGCCTTCTTCGTCCTCGCGCCGATGGCGCAGGCGCTGTTCCGCGCGGCCAACGTGCCCGCGCGGCTGATGCCCGCCGCGATCGCGCTCGGCACCTCGACCTTCACCATGTCCGCGCTGCCGGGCACGCCGGCGATCCAGAACGCGATCCCGATGCCCTTCTTCGGCACCACCGCCTTCGCGGCGCCGGGGCTGGGGGTGATCGCCGCCGCGATCATGCTGGGCTTCGGCATGTGGTGGCTGCGCCGCGCCGAGAACGCCGCGCGCAAGGCCGGCGAAGGCTTCGGCACCGTCACGGTGGACAAGCACGTGGACGCCTCCGCCAACCCGGTGGTGCGCGAGCGCGCGAGCACCTCGGGCAGCTTCGATCCCGCCGAGGCCACGCGCGGCGGCCACAGCGACAGGGAGCCCGGCGTCTTCGTCGCGCTGCTGCCGCTCGCCGTGGTCGTTCTGGTCAACCTGCTGATGGCGCTGGTGGTGCTGCCGCGCCTGGACACCGGCTACCTCGCCGATCCACGCTTCGGCGGCATCTCGATCGCCAACGTGGGCGGCGTCTGGGCGGTGCTGGTGGCGCTGATGGCGGCGATCGTGGTGCTGATCGCGTGCAACTGGAGCCGGCTGCCTTCGCTGCGCGAGACGATCGACGCGGGCGCCAATGCCTCGGTGCTGCCGGTGGTGTCGGTGGCCAGCCTCGTGGGCTTCGGCGCGGTGGTGGCCGCGATGCCGGCTTTCGAGATGGTGCGCGAATGGGTGCTGGGCATCGGCGGCGGGCCGCTGGTGTCGCTGGCGCTGTCCACCAACATCCTCGCGGCGCTCACCGGCTCGGCCTCGGGCGGGCTGACGATCGCGCTCGACGCGCTGGGCGCCACCTACATGCAGCTGGCCGCGACGATCGGGCTCGATCCGGCGCTGATGCACCGCGTCGCGGTGATCGGCGCGGGCACCCTCGACAGCCTGCCGCACAACGGCGCGGTGGTGACGCTGCTCGCCGTCTGCGGCACGGGCCACAAGGAGAGCTACTTCGACATCGTGATGGTGGGCATCGTCAGCGCGCTGCTGGCGCTGGTCGCGGTGATCCTGCTGGGTTCCACCTTCGGCTCGTTCTGA
- the trhA gene encoding PAQR family membrane homeostasis protein TrhA, with protein sequence MYHGERFNGYSHLCGFLLASAGAALLISKTVTGDDPAKTASALVFGISMMLLYAASTIFHSTRGRMKRFWQRVDHCAIYLLIGGSYTPFALVTLQGPWGWALLAGIWAAAIVGIGRELRPDPAKPSLLIYLGMGWLGALVLGPLIERLDGAAVAWVLTGAVLYSAGTIFYANPRGWRHAHGTWHLFVIGGTLSHYVAVTQFVLQ encoded by the coding sequence ATGTACCACGGTGAACGTTTCAATGGCTACAGCCACTTGTGCGGCTTTCTCCTGGCATCGGCCGGGGCGGCGCTGCTGATCTCGAAGACGGTCACCGGGGACGATCCCGCCAAGACGGCCAGCGCGCTGGTCTTCGGCATCTCGATGATGCTGCTCTACGCCGCCTCGACCATCTTCCACAGCACGCGCGGGCGGATGAAGCGCTTCTGGCAGCGCGTGGACCACTGCGCGATCTACCTGCTCATCGGCGGCAGCTACACGCCGTTCGCGCTGGTCACGCTGCAGGGTCCCTGGGGCTGGGCGCTGCTGGCCGGAATCTGGGCCGCCGCGATCGTCGGCATCGGCCGCGAGTTGCGGCCGGATCCGGCGAAGCCTTCCCTGCTGATCTACCTGGGAATGGGTTGGCTCGGCGCACTGGTGCTCGGACCGCTCATCGAGCGGCTCGACGGCGCCGCCGTCGCATGGGTGCTGACGGGCGCCGTGCTCTATTCGGCAGGGACGATCTTCTATGCCAACCCGCGTGGCTGGCGTCATGCGCACGGCACCTGGCACCTGTTCGTGATCGGCGGCACGCTGAGCCACTACGTCGCCGTCACGCAGTTCGTGCTCCAGTGA
- a CDS encoding TonB-dependent receptor, giving the protein MQCRFGVPRMPRLPAFALLATASVALLRAGPATAQEQQQEERELPTVTVVAPTPLPGLDVPKDQVPANVQSATGEDIDRAHALDLAGFLSRRMNGVTVNEIQGNPFQVDINYRGFTASPLLGTPQGLSVYLDGVRLNQPFGDVVSWDLIPHSVIQSVVLMPGSNPLFGLNTLGGALSVRTKDGFTSPGTSVQLLGGSYGRVAAEFETGGSRDDGLNWYLAGNRFHEDGWRTASPSDLRQLFAKVGKRSRDTEVSLTTAYADNDLTGNGLLEQHALQRDWKSIYTLPDQTQNRSIFVNLAASHDLSDTLRFTGNAYWREIKASTLNGDVNADSLGQALYQPDAAERAALAGAGFTGFPTSGETQANTPFPRWRCIANVLTNDAPNETCNGLYNRTRIEQHNQGLAGQFSALMETAGIGHQLVLGAAYDASRVGFDQSAQFGFINPDRSITPLFGPGAFADGTQNTENPLDARVGLSSRSRTWSVYASDLIEISAATHLTLSGRYNHSSVDNVDWVTPGPAPGSLTGDHSFSRFNPAIGLTFAASEALTLYAGVNQGSRAPTAIELGCADPATPCKLPNSFAGDPPLKQVVTTTFEAGLRGNWQRAVSWNFGLFRSDNQDDLLFVSDNASGFGYFKNFGRTRRQGIEAGLAAQPARDWTVGANLSLLDATFRSAEVINGSGNSSNSSALAGAPGTDGTIAIRPGDPIPLLPRRTLKLAASWEPHAQWRFDLDMVASSGANVRGNENGLHMPDGIYYTGDGRTGGYAVFNLGADYRPRPGMKVFVQINNLFDRKYVTGGQLGANAFGPGGAFVARPFPANANGDFPLVRATFLAPGAPRTAWLGVRYTFGG; this is encoded by the coding sequence ATGCAATGTCGCTTCGGCGTCCCCCGCATGCCGCGCCTGCCCGCGTTCGCGCTGCTGGCGACGGCTTCGGTCGCGCTCCTGCGCGCCGGGCCGGCCACGGCCCAGGAGCAGCAGCAGGAAGAGCGCGAGCTGCCGACCGTCACGGTCGTCGCGCCCACGCCGCTGCCGGGCCTGGACGTGCCCAAGGACCAGGTACCGGCCAACGTGCAGAGCGCCACCGGCGAGGACATCGATCGCGCGCATGCGCTGGACCTGGCGGGCTTTCTCTCGCGCCGCATGAACGGCGTGACCGTCAACGAGATCCAGGGCAATCCCTTCCAGGTCGACATCAACTACCGCGGCTTCACCGCCTCGCCGCTGCTAGGCACGCCGCAGGGCCTGTCGGTGTACCTCGACGGCGTGCGCCTGAACCAGCCCTTCGGCGACGTCGTGAGCTGGGACCTGATCCCGCACAGCGTGATCCAGAGCGTGGTGCTGATGCCCGGCAGCAACCCGCTGTTCGGCCTCAACACGCTGGGCGGGGCGCTGTCGGTGCGCACGAAGGATGGCTTCACCAGCCCCGGCACCTCCGTGCAACTGCTCGGGGGCAGCTACGGCCGCGTGGCCGCCGAGTTCGAGACCGGCGGCAGCCGCGACGACGGCCTCAACTGGTATCTCGCAGGCAACCGCTTCCACGAGGACGGCTGGCGCACGGCCTCCCCGAGCGATCTGCGCCAGCTCTTCGCCAAGGTCGGCAAGCGCTCGCGCGACACCGAGGTGTCGCTGACGACCGCCTATGCCGACAACGACCTCACGGGCAACGGCCTCCTGGAGCAGCACGCGCTGCAGCGCGACTGGAAGAGCATCTACACGCTGCCGGACCAGACGCAGAACCGCTCGATCTTCGTGAACCTTGCCGCCAGCCACGACTTGAGCGACACGCTGCGCTTCACGGGCAACGCCTACTGGCGCGAGATCAAGGCCAGCACGCTGAACGGCGACGTCAACGCCGATTCGCTCGGCCAGGCGCTCTACCAGCCCGATGCGGCCGAGCGCGCGGCCCTCGCGGGCGCCGGCTTCACCGGCTTCCCGACCAGCGGCGAGACACAGGCCAACACGCCATTCCCGCGCTGGCGCTGCATCGCCAACGTGCTCACGAACGACGCGCCCAACGAGACCTGCAACGGGCTCTACAATCGCACCCGGATCGAGCAGCACAACCAGGGCCTCGCGGGCCAGTTCTCGGCGCTCATGGAGACGGCCGGCATCGGCCATCAGCTCGTGCTGGGTGCCGCCTACGACGCCAGCCGCGTCGGCTTCGACCAGAGCGCGCAGTTCGGCTTCATCAACCCCGACCGCTCGATCACGCCGCTCTTCGGGCCCGGTGCCTTCGCCGACGGTACGCAGAACACCGAGAACCCCTTGGATGCGCGCGTGGGCCTGTCGAGCCGCTCGCGCACCTGGAGCGTCTATGCGAGCGACCTCATCGAGATCAGCGCTGCCACGCATCTCACGCTATCCGGACGCTACAACCACAGCTCGGTCGACAACGTCGACTGGGTCACGCCCGGCCCCGCGCCGGGATCGCTCACGGGCGACCACAGCTTCAGCCGCTTCAATCCCGCGATCGGCCTGACCTTCGCGGCGAGCGAGGCGCTCACGCTCTATGCCGGCGTCAATCAGGGCAGCCGCGCACCGACCGCGATCGAGCTCGGCTGCGCCGATCCGGCGACGCCCTGCAAGCTGCCGAATTCCTTCGCCGGCGACCCGCCGCTCAAGCAGGTCGTGACCACCACCTTCGAGGCCGGCCTGCGCGGCAACTGGCAGCGGGCGGTCTCATGGAACTTCGGCCTCTTCCGCTCGGACAATCAGGATGACCTGCTCTTCGTCTCGGACAACGCGAGCGGCTTCGGCTACTTCAAGAACTTCGGCAGGACCCGCCGCCAGGGCATCGAGGCGGGGCTGGCGGCGCAGCCCGCCCGCGACTGGACCGTCGGCGCCAACCTCTCCCTGCTCGACGCCACCTTCCGCAGCGCCGAAGTCATCAACGGCTCGGGCAACAGCAGCAACAGCTCGGCGCTCGCGGGTGCGCCCGGCACCGACGGCACGATCGCGATCCGGCCGGGCGACCCCATCCCGCTGCTCCCGCGCCGCACGCTCAAGCTGGCGGCGAGCTGGGAGCCGCACGCGCAATGGCGCTTCGACCTCGACATGGTGGCCTCGAGCGGCGCGAACGTGCGGGGCAACGAGAACGGCCTGCACATGCCTGACGGCATCTACTACACGGGCGACGGGCGCACCGGCGGCTACGCGGTGTTCAACCTCGGCGCCGACTACCGGCCGCGCCCGGGGATGAAGGTCTTCGTGCAGATCAACAACCTGTTCGACCGCAAGTACGTGACCGGCGGCCAACTCGGCGCCAACGCATTCGGGCCCGGCGGCGCCTTCGTCGCGCGGCCCTTCCCGGCGAACGCCAACGGCGACTTTCCGCTGGTGCGTGCGACCTTCCTTGCGCCCGGCGCGCCGCGCACCGCATGGCTCGGCGTGCGCTACACCTTCGGCGGCTGA